The stretch of DNA CCCACAGAGCTATTCCTCAAACATCCTCTTTATTTTTATGGCCTTAGGGGGATTAGGTTTGGTCTGTGGTCTGGCAACATGGGGATGGCGTGTGATTGATACCATCGGAAAAAAAATCACAGAGCTTACTCCATCGCGAGGGTTTTCTGTAGGGATGAGCTCCGCGATTACTATAGCAGCGGCATCTGCTTTTGGATTTCCAATATCAACTACACATGTTGTTGTGGGATCCGTATTAGGGATTGGTTTAGCAAGAGGGCTACGCGCTATCAATCTGCGGATTATTAAGGATATCGTTCTCTCCTGGTTTATCACAGTGCCCGCAGGAGCCGCTCTTTCTATCCTAATTTTTTTATTGCTCCGTTCCGTGTTTTGTTAAGCGCACATTCTTATATTCGGAATCAGGAAATATTGGCCCGAGCAATTCTTCTTTAGTAGGTTTGATAAAGGCTTGAGTTTTCTATTGCTTAGGCGCTATAAGAAAATTTAGGTTATGGATCGGATAAGATGGATAAATTATCAATAAGAGAGCTTTCTCCAGAAGGGAAAAAGGTATTAGTTCGTGTAGACTTTAATGTCCCTATTAAAGATGGGAAAATTTTAGACGATATCCGGATTCGTAGCGCTATGCCTACGATTAATTACTTATTGAAAAAAGATGCTGCGGTAATTTTAGTCAGCCATTTAGGTCGACCTAAAGGAGATGTTTTTGAAGAGGCTTATTCGTTAGCTCCTGTTGTGCCTGTATTAGAAGGATATTTAGGGCACCACGTACCTTTATCACCGGATTGTGTTGGAGAAGTTGCGCGACAAGCTGTCGCGCAGCTTGCCCCAGGAAGAGTGCTCCTTCTTGAAAATGTGCGTTTCCACAAAGGGGAAGAACATCCTGATGAAGAGCCCTCCTTTGCTATGGAGCTTGCTGCTTATGCTGATTTCTATGTCAATGATGCTTTTGGAACCTCTCATCGCAAACACGCTTCTGTGTATCGAGTCCCTCAAATGTTCCCTAATCGTGCTGCGGCAGGGTTCTTGATGGAAAAAGAGCTTGAATTTTTAGGACAACACTTATTAGTCGAGCCTAAAAGGCCTTTTACTGCTGTTTTAGGAGGTGCTAAGGTTTCTTCAAAGATAGGAGTAATAGAGGCCCTTCTATCGAGAGTGGACCATTTGGTGTTGGCTGGAGGTATGGGCTATACTTTTCTAAAAGCGATGAACCGGCAAGTCGGAAACTCTTTAGTTGAAGAGACCGGGATCCCTCTGGCAAGAAAAGTTTTAGAAAAAGCTCGTGCGCTAGGAGTAAAGATATATCTTCCTGAGGATGCAAAAGTTGCGAAACGTTGTGAGGCTGGAGAGGATTGGCAGGAAGTGTCTATCCTGGACGGGATTCCAGAGGGTTTTGCTGGGTTCGATATTGGAACTAAGACGATAGCTCTATTTTCTAAAGTAATTCAGGACTCTGCCACGATATTTTGGAATGGCCCTGTGGGGGTTTACGAGGTTCCTCCTTTTGATCAAGGATCCAAAGCCATTGCTCAAAGCCTTGCAAGTCACTCTTCTGCTGTGACGGTTGTTGGAGGAGGTGATGCCGCTGCTGTCGTTGCTTTGGCAGGGTGTACTTCACAGATTTCTCATGTATCTACAGGAGGGGGGGCTTCTTTAGAATTTTTGGAGAAAGGCTATCTCCCAGGGACAGAGGTCCTTTCTCCTGCTCGCAGCTAACAATACCGCGAATGAATCCCTATTTTTTGAGGAAAAGCCCTGATCAACAGGGCTTTTTTTGTGGTTGTTTTAAGGCTTCTCAGTGTAAAGATTTTAATCATAGGAGGATCTTTGCAAAAAACTGCATCGCTTAAAACGGTAGTTTCTAACCAATTAAAATTCGTTTTTGTCTGCTTTAAATAAAAGTCATTGTTTTTCTTAAAGAGAAGGGTTTAAAATTTAATAAAAAATAGTTGATCAAAAGTTATTGCTGGGCGGAGGATCTATGAGTATTCTACCTACTAACGGGAACGGGAATAACTATCCGTCTGTGGGAGCTTCTTCCGGTGATAATAGTCAGAAGGGGCGAGTGGAAACTAAGCCTAACTGTGGCAGCCACGCCATTTCTTCTCAGGGAGAGTCTAAGGGGCTGGGAGCTCGAATACTAAACGCCTTTAAGAGATGCTTCTCCGGCAGTAAAAATACAGATAAAGCATCCCAGGCTTCTAACAAAAATCATAAAGTTTCTTCTAATTCGAATGAAAAAAGTCGTGGACTAGGCGCTCGTATTGCCAGCCTATTTTGCTGTTGCTTCCCTCGTAAGACAGCTCCTCAAAAAACCCCGCTTGATCCAGCAAGTATTTATCATCCGACTCTTTCTGGACAGGGGGCTAAGCCGATAATTTCTACAGGAGACAAAAAGTTAGATAAAGCCATTATCGACAGCGATCTGAAAACCGAAAATAAACGCACCATGGCTACACATATCCAGAATAAATTAAAAGCCATGGAGAGACAATCCCCAAAAGAATATAAGGCTGGTATATATGAAGCTTTAAGATTCACCATGTTTACTCCGGGGGGGACTTCCGTAGGTAGCGAGCGGGCGCGTCAAGTTGGCATTTTTGGCAGAGATTTGTGGGAACAGTCCGCAGAAGATCTTGCTGCAAATGCAAATACAGATGGACTCATGATGCTTACATGTCTATCCGTAGGAGGGAAAGATGTCCCTCCTGGACGTTTAAGGGAGTTTATGGAGCAAGTCAAAAACACCTTTTCTGATGAAACAGATCCAGCAGATCCTACTACGGATGCGGTGCTTACGTTGGCTTCACATATTGATGATGCGGAAAAAGCTTTCCCTGGAAGCGCAAATTCTATCTTGGATTATATAGGAAATTGTGGGAAAGCGGCTTTGGATAACAAAGAGATGAAGCAGCTCGTGTTGGAAGATACAAAAGACAATAATCTACAACGTGTTCAAGACAATGCCAAAGAGTTGCAAAAATTATTGCAACAGGCAAAACAAACGGATCCCGAGCTGTTTTCCCAAACAGTCTCAGTCTTGGCCTCAGACCTCTTCTTTGAAGGAGGAGAGGTCCAGGCAGATCCTTTTAATTACTAAGGAGAATACATTGTGAGTGGTGTGAGCTCTATAGGAGGCGGTTCGGGGCCTGAAGGGGTGGGTGAATCTCACAGAGACGAGCAGCTTGATCAACCAGAGGCAGAAGAAGGAGAGCTGGAAGAACGTGTTTCTGATAGCGCAGAAGCTGCAATTGCAGACAGCTCAGAGACCCTTCTTCGGACGACTTCTTCAGAAGGAATTGCTGAAAGTCTTCAACAACATATTAGTGTAGAAGAATCTCCGAGACAACGAGGCTTCTTGGGGAGGATTCGCGATGCTGTTGCTTCCATTTGGAGGCATCGTATCTTGCGGCGGAGCGGAAGTGATCGTGAAGGGAAGGCTGCAGAACAATATGGTATTACGCAAATACTATCTGCGTCAAAAATGCCTTCTTTGACTACATCCTCTCGGCATTTCCGAGCATTCGGTTCTTCGTGCCTTAGTGCTATTCGGGGTTTTTTTGCGAAAATTTTTCACGCGCTGCGAGACGCTTATGCTAAAAACTGTACACGTTCAGGCCTAAATTTCTGTGGCGCAGGAAAAGATTCCCTTGAAGTCCTTGCTGCGACAGGATTACTTTTGCGTATGGCGACTTTACATTCTTTTCAGCAAGTCGGAGGCAATTACGAAGATCGATTGGCAAATAATGATGCTCCTGTGATCGAAGAAGGAAGAACCCTTGTTGATGAGACGGAGGAGCATATTGAGGCTTTGCTTAGCACGAGAGCGCAATGGCCTCAAAATGTTATGCTAGGCTTTTCTCGTGGATTAGTTAAACTTTGCGCAACTCCTTATTACGCAAACCCTTTTTCCTGCTTAAAGTCCATTGCAGATTTAGAGAAAAAGGATCCGTCTGCGGATTATTCTCAAGCATTAGTATTAGCTAGTGAAATCGATCGATTGGCAGCATCTGCCCCTCTGGCGGCAAAGTATGTTTTAGATGCTCTTCGGGTTCGGACTTCAGAACTATTAGGAGAACTGATTTCTCTCGATTTGTTACCTCCCAGGGGGGAGGAGAGTAGAGTCGGAGGCTTCCCTCCTGTGAATGAGCAACTCGTGGTGCAAATTTTTCAGGCTAATATCGATCGTTTGTACGCGACTTTTTTGCAGGATCAGCAGGCTTATTTGCGAATGATAGAAGGTTTGGTGCAAAATTTCTTTTTTATTCCTAGAGAAGAAGCTCCTTCTTCCGCCGGAACCCCGAACAATTTCTAAAGAGAAAATGACGTGAAATAATACTTATTATGTGAAGAATAGGCGAAAAGACCTAATCACTTATGCTATTGGATTCTCGCTTCCCTTCGGATTATTATTTACGTATCCTAGAATTAGTCATTCGGGATTCTTCTTGTAAACTGGTGTATAATCGTCGTCTCCACATGTTGGAGGCGCTGCCTCTTGATCAAAAGCTTTCTGTTGATCAAGAGGGAGAATCCAGCATTTTACGGGAGGTGATTAGCGAGCTTCTCGCGCATTCCGGCGAAAGCTATGCTATTTCTGCAAGACTCCTTGCTGTGATCGATATTTATTTGAAGCAAGAGCAGCCATCAAACTCCCTGTTTGCCAGAATATTTCGGAAAAAAGAACGGGCACGAAAGAAACGAATAGTGAATAAACTGCTTTTGTTAAAAAGCATTCTATTCTTTGAACGACAACGTCCTGTGAAAAAGGTGTCGGCAGTCGCAGATTCTATTCTACGCAAATCCAGAGGGAATTTCTCCTCTTGGGAGGATTTTACTCACGATGTACAGGCTCATAAATCGGGGGCAGAAGAGGATGTTCCGAATTCTTTGCGAGGGCGAGTCGAAGAGGATGCTGCTTCACAAATGATTGTAGAAGTTTTGCTAGCCTTTTTAGACAATCAAGATATGTACCTCTCTGTAAGCTTTGAAATTCTTCGCAATTTTTTGGAGGAAAAAGTCTTGTCCAAGAGGAGCTTATCTCCTCGCAGTCATGATGCGATTAACAAGATCAAAGATCTGTATTTGGTAAGCCCAGAAGACTTTCAAACATTCGTAGGGGGAGTGATTACAGAGTCTCTATTTCAAACAGAAGATCAACTTGTCGTTGGATGCGAGATTTTTTCTCAAGAAGGAAAAGCTCTTTTTGATTCTTGGCAGAGCATTACGCAGAAATATCCTCATGACATGCTGTATACACAAGCATTTTTAGCAGATGTGGTGTTACATGTTGTGCAACACCACATTCGGTTAAATGCAAAGGTTAAACCTACATCTCCAGAACAAGTAGGAAGTTTGTATAGTATTCGGGATCACAGCCCTCGAGCCTGGGCAAGAATGATGCGAGTATTGCTAATGCGCTGGCTACTCGATTATCATTTCGATGTGTATGCACATCTTAAAGAGGAAATTCTTCGTTGTCCTCCTCGTCCTCCTTTTTGGCAAATGATTCCTTCAGAATCAGGAGATGGAACTTTCCGTAAAGAGGCTCGTTAGCCTGAATGTAGAGCTAAAAATGAGCAGATAGGACAAGAAGCTATTTGGTGATGCAAGGCCGGACAGTACTCTCTTGCGTAATAGATGAGCTGTAAGTGTAATTTCGGAGAATTTGTAGTGCCAAAGAAGGAAACAAGATCTTTCTCCACAGCGTAAGGGCTGCGTTTGGTAGAAAGTCGCCAGCGATGCGCTAGACGAAGAATATGTGTGTCTACGGGGAAAGTGTTTTCCCCATAGTAAATACTTAAAAAAACCGAGGCGGTTTTTCGTCCCACCCCAGGAAGTTTCGTTAGCTCAGTAAGAGAACGGGGAGGTTCTTGATCGTAGTGTTGTACAAGAATATGAGAGAGTTTGTGAATGTAGTTCGCTTTCTGTTCTCCTAATCCGCAAGGAGCGATGAAGGAATATATTTCAGAAGGAGTAAGCGCACTCATTGATTTCGCATCAGGAGCTTTAGCAAAAAGGGATGGGGTAACCGTATTGACGGCTTTATCTGTCGAGTTCCCAGAGAGAAGAATTGCTATCAGGAGCTGGAAAGGAGAATGCCATCCTTTCAAAGAGGGTTCTGGAGAGGGAAAAAGTCGGTTTAAAGTGTTTAGAATAAACAAACGTTTAGATGATCCGCTTACCGCATTCATAGCCGTTTATTTCCCGATACAAAACTTACTAAAAATTTCTCCTAAGACACTTTCGGTAACTTCAGATCCGGATAAATTCCCTATAGAATGCAAAGCCTGTCTAAGATCTAAAGCAAGACATTCGCTGGGGAGACATTCCTTGAATCCCGCTAATGCATCTGTTAGACACGATTGAACTGTGTGTAATAGGCTGTGATGCCGAGCAGAAACTAAAAAGATTTTAGAAGACTTTCCTAATTTGGAGGTGTTGAGCCAATTATGTAAAGCTTGTTTCAATTCGGACAGTCCTTCTCCAGTTTTTGCGGATACGCAGATCTGCTGAAAAGGAACCTGTAATGAAGGCGGGAGAGCGACATCACATTTGTTCCAAAGTAAAATAGTGGGCTTTTGATATAAGATGTCGGGAAGTTGCGGGACAGGTTGTGAGGCGTCCATCACCCAAAGAATGCCTTCTG from Chlamydia suis encodes:
- a CDS encoding phosphoglycerate kinase; protein product: MDKLSIRELSPEGKKVLVRVDFNVPIKDGKILDDIRIRSAMPTINYLLKKDAAVILVSHLGRPKGDVFEEAYSLAPVVPVLEGYLGHHVPLSPDCVGEVARQAVAQLAPGRVLLLENVRFHKGEEHPDEEPSFAMELAAYADFYVNDAFGTSHRKHASVYRVPQMFPNRAAAGFLMEKELEFLGQHLLVEPKRPFTAVLGGAKVSSKIGVIEALLSRVDHLVLAGGMGYTFLKAMNRQVGNSLVEETGIPLARKVLEKARALGVKIYLPEDAKVAKRCEAGEDWQEVSILDGIPEGFAGFDIGTKTIALFSKVIQDSATIFWNGPVGVYEVPPFDQGSKAIAQSLASHSSAVTVVGGGDAAAVVALAGCTSQISHVSTGGGASLEFLEKGYLPGTEVLSPARS
- the semD gene encoding SemD/SinC family type III secretion system effector; the protein is MSILPTNGNGNNYPSVGASSGDNSQKGRVETKPNCGSHAISSQGESKGLGARILNAFKRCFSGSKNTDKASQASNKNHKVSSNSNEKSRGLGARIASLFCCCFPRKTAPQKTPLDPASIYHPTLSGQGAKPIISTGDKKLDKAIIDSDLKTENKRTMATHIQNKLKAMERQSPKEYKAGIYEALRFTMFTPGGTSVGSERARQVGIFGRDLWEQSAEDLAANANTDGLMMLTCLSVGGKDVPPGRLREFMEQVKNTFSDETDPADPTTDAVLTLASHIDDAEKAFPGSANSILDYIGNCGKAALDNKEMKQLVLEDTKDNNLQRVQDNAKELQKLLQQAKQTDPELFSQTVSVLASDLFFEGGEVQADPFNY
- a CDS encoding endonuclease III domain-containing protein; this translates as MNAVSGSSKRLFILNTLNRLFPSPEPSLKGWHSPFQLLIAILLSGNSTDKAVNTVTPSLFAKAPDAKSMSALTPSEIYSFIAPCGLGEQKANYIHKLSHILVQHYDQEPPRSLTELTKLPGVGRKTASVFLSIYYGENTFPVDTHILRLAHRWRLSTKRSPYAVEKDLVSFFGTTNSPKLHLQLIYYAREYCPALHHQIASCPICSFLALHSG